TGTTCCAATCCGGGACTTCTATCTTCGTGATCCTTTGGAGGATGCCGTTAGGATTAGTATTGCTAAACTCAGGCTAGACGGTATAGATGAGTATGTGAGAATACTATCCAAGATAGTAGGTGAGTGTAGAAGAAAGGGTTAGGCTTGCCAGTCAACGAAGTATCCTTTCTCGTAGACTAGTTCACCATCAGCGTATACTTTGCCCTGCCACATGCTCTTAATCATATCCCAGTGTATAGCACTTTTATTTGTAGATCCAGTCTCAGGGTAACCGTTCCCGAGGGCCATGTGTATTGTTCCACCTATCTTTTCATCGAACAATATCTCCTTAGTCTGCCTCTGAACATCGTAGTTTAACCCGAAAGCAATCTCCCCAAGACTCTTAGCTCCATTATCCAGGTTAACCATCTTATCCAAGAAATCACCGCCCTTAGAAGCAGAATACTCGGCTAAAACACCGTTCCTAAAGCAGAGCTTCACGCCTTCAACCTCTACACCACTGTATACCTGTGGCATATCGAACTCCACACAGCCATCTACACCATCCTCGTGAGGTCCAGTGAATACCTCTCCTCCAGGCATATTCTCATGACCATCATCGCTAATCCAAGTCCTACCGCCTACCTTCACAGTCAAGTCAATGCCAGAAGCCTTGAATCGTAGCTCATCAGTCTTACCTAGTATCTCACTAATCACCCTCTCCTGCTTTTCAGCCTGCTCCTTCCAAGCCCTAACAGGGTCGTCGACGTGGAGTTTTAGCGCCCTATAGACGAACTCCTCGAACTCTAGAGGCCTCATACTAGCCTCCTGTGCTAAGGCTAGAGTAGGATAGGGGGCGACAGTCCACTTCCTCTCGCCTTTCGCTGCCTGCTCTAGGAATTTCTGGAATAAATGGGCCACTGCCTGCCTTGCTGTAGCCATTTTCCTAGGGTCGATTCCTACGAGTGGTTTCGTGTGAATGCTAGATAACACACTTATAGACGCATCATACTTATCGTAGATAGTTTGGACAACTGGAGATACATGCTTCAATTGATTCTCACTGGCCTCTAAGTAGAAGACTTCTGATAAAAGGTCATCCCTGTACAGCGGCGTTGGATAAGCATTTCTCCTCAATACTTCCCTGTATAATTCTCTGACGAATGGTGCAGCTGATAGTTCAGCTGATATAACAACCTCCATGCCATCCTTAACGTCTACACTATAATCTACTAGGAGCATTGCATATTTTGGTAAAACAGCCTGAAACCCGGGACTCGGATACATCCCTCATAACACCTCACGTATTAGATGAAGTGGGATCGGGTATATATAGGAGAGATTATCACGTCCAAGGCTCTGGTGGGCTGTGTGGCGATTGGAATGATAGAGTTGATAGGCATCACAGGGATGATGCTAATAGTAGTAGGATGGATCATAAGCATACCGGACATACCGCCACTCAAGTTAAGCTTGCTATACATGCTCGGAAGCTGTTCACTAGTAGTCTACAGTTACCTAGTAAACGACATAATCTTCCTAGTCCTAAACATCGGAGCCACAGCAGTATCAGGCTACAACGCCCTCAGAGCAATACAGGTAAAACACATAGATTAAAAGAAACCAAGTCAAACACAAGAAAATGGGATGAGGACACGACGGTCGAGTGAGCCCCAATAGGGTAACGGGGCAGTGACCGCCATTCTCCAAGCTGACCCTTATTAAACAGGTTCAAGCGGCTGTATATTCAGTATGAGAGGCTGGTTGCTTGTTTCACCGATTTGAATCGGTATAGGAGGCTTTGACATATGATTCAGTATAGTGATGTTTTCACTGATAGCTAGGATAGCTTCTTAGAATCGCTTCTATCATTATGCTTTAATTTCCTAGTGTGACTGATGCCGTTCCCAACGGGTTTATAGTAGCTTTCCATCGAATATTGCATGTTTCTTTTATAAGCAATGATTATCTCGGTGATAGTGTCCTATGTGGTAGCTGTATCATAGTGTCATAGACGCATTGGCCATAGCTATTTGTAATTATTAGCATTGGATACCAGTTGATTAGAGCTAGATCCCCTTGCAATTCCACTTTAATCCATAAAGCCTGGTTTAGTTTTACAGTAGATTTGAAGATCGTTACTGTTTCTCTTACCCCTGAAGTCCTTGCAGTGCATTTCAGTGCATAGAACTATTCTGGAGTGTTAATTATTGTTTCTAAGTTCCTGTATGATTATCAGTACTTGTTGAGCTCTTACTTAGAGGGTATGTTGTGTAAGTCATCGTTATGGATTGCGTAGTTTGGGATTTTGTCGATGTAACTGTTCCAGTAGGGTTATGTTCATTATTGTTTTGAGTGTAATTGTATGATATACATATTCCCAGGATTACTAGGATTACCGCTATTATTATCCAGTGTTTATATTTAACCATTTTAGCGGCCTCGCTATTTTCCTGGTTTGATTCCAACTCATTTTGCTCTTCGTTACCGGTATATTACTATAATGTACTCGCTATTTTTTGAATGTTTTCTTACGTTTAGATATAGTGGTTAGTGTATTTTTACTTGGAATAGATTGTTGTATATCCCTGTAATGGTATTGCGGCGTGAACGTTTTTTGAGGTGGATTTGTTGGTTAGGAATTTAAGGTTCCATGGTGATTCGGAGGGAAGGTTCTTCGAGGCTTTGAAGGATGTTTTTATTGGCGCAGATGTTGATGGACAGTCCGGTTATATTAACCTGATGAGAATAAAATCTAGGTACTTCGACGCTGTTTTCAAGGAGCTTAAAGGGGAAATAGATGAAAGAACAAACGGGTTCTCCGAGTTTAAGGAGGAATTATTCGACAAGCTTTACAGTTTCTTCAGCAGATACTTCAGTGAGAGCGGGTCAATATATTTCAGAAGGACTCCCTTTAGCGAGAGGGTTTACGAGAGGGTCTATACTGATAATCGGGATGTTGTAATGTTCTGGAAGACGCATATGCTCTACTATGTTAAAACAGATATACAGCCGAAAAATATGAAAGTTACAGTTGACGATGTATGTTTCCATTTCGACGTTTCAAAGCTTCAGCATAGGAAAGCTTGGGAGAAAAGAGAGCTTATCTATGAGCTGGATAATGTATTGAACGACGGGACAATTGTCTTCCGTGTACTGTACTCTGAGAGGGGAAGGAAAACTAAGGTTGACAGTATCATCAGAGAATTAAGGAAGACGGGGATAAACCTTGAGAGGGGAACTTTAGAGAAAGCTTTCAGGGTCTTCGAGAGGCAAAACGAGGTGGATTACTTCATTAATAAGAATGCCAAGAGGTTCCTTCGAGAGCAATTTGATCTGTGGTTGCATCAGTACTTACTGGTAGATGAAAGCGAGTTCACGGCAAGGAGAATAGGTGAACTTAAAGTATTAAAGGACATAGCTTACAGGATCATTGATTTCATTGCTCAGTTTGAAGATGAAGTTCTCAAGATATGGAAGAAACCGAAGTTCGTTCTCAACTCCAATTACGTTATCACACTTGATAGAATAGCTATGAAGGAGGGGGGTGTTCAGGTTATCGAAGAAATAATTGATAGATTAGTCGAGCAACTGGATGAGTTTAAGGATGATATAGAGGAGTGGGAGGAAATAAGGTCCAACAAGAAATCCTATAGGGAAAGGTTTGAAAATGCAGAAGAACTGGATAACCAGATAGTAGAGTGGTATCTCCTCGACTTGGTTGATGCTGACTTTAATCCGAGGAAAATACTAGTCAACACACTGCAAGGTCGAGGGCTTAATCCGCAATACAGCTTCCTACCAGTAGATACTAGGTACTTCAAAGATTTAGAGCATAAAATCATAGGTTTATTCGGTGACCTGGACGAGGAACTTGATGGATGGCTGGTTAAAAGTGAGAACTGGCAGGCACTAAATACGATACTACATAAATACAAGGGTAGAATACAAGTAATATACATTGATCCGCCATTCAATACTGGTAAGAACGAGTTTACCATGTACATCAATAAATTCTATGATTCCTCCTGGGTAACCATGATGGAGAACCGTCTTACGCTGGCTAAAGAGTTCCTCAAGGATACAGGGTTAATATTTGTGAGAATAGATTATCATGGAAACCATTATACTAGATTTTTATTGGACGATATTTTTGGGAGAGAAAACTTTAGACATGAGATCATTGTAGGTAGAACTTCCTATCTCGCGAAACGGGAAACCCAGAAACTTGAACAGGAGACTGAGTATATCATTAATTACTCCAAGTTTCAGAACAGAGTTCTCTTCAAAAAACTCTGGATACCAAGGAAGCATGAATGGGTTGAAATGCAACAAAAACCTAATAGGGGCCAAACGGGGCAACCTATAGTAATTGACGGCCAAATGTTTACGCCTAAGGAAGGCTATTGTTGGGCGAGGGGTAATGAAGTTGCTAATAGGATGCACCGGGAGGGTCGGTTGAAGATTCGAAATGGGAAACTCTACATCCTCTTAGACAAGAAGGCCTTAGGTACGAATTGGACTGATACCCCCGGATATCGATATGATTGGGGGTTTTCTACGGAGAACCCTGAGAATCTTGTTAAGAGAATCATTCAAATGTCCTCAGATACTGGCGATCTAGTCATGGATTTCTTCCTCGGCTCTGGGACTACTACGGCTGTAGCCCATAAACTGGATAGGAAATGGATAGGCGTGGAAATGGGAATGCACTTCTATACTGTTGTCCTGCCTAGGATGAAGAGAGTTCTAGCATATGATCCTAGGGGAATATCTAGAGACAGGGATGTGAAAAAAACGTATAATGAGAATAAAGCAGGAGGATTCTTCAAGTATTACGAGCTGGAGCAGTATGAGGATACGTTGAGAAGAGTTAAGTACATGGAGGCTGATCCATTCTTCGATCCAACTGAGGATCCTTATAGTCAGTACATATTCATGAGAGACATAAAACTATTGGATGCATTGGAAATAGACTATACTAATAATAAGGTTAAGATATGCCTCGAGAAACTATATGCGAACATTGACATAGCTGAGACTTTGTCGAATCTTGTAGGTAAATGGATAAGGAAAATCACACCAGAATTTTTGGAGTTTGAGGATGGGGGAAAAGTGAATCTCAAGGATCTAGATTATAAGCTTATTAAACCACTGATATGGTGGTAGGCTTGAAGATAAGGCCAATCTTGGAGCCTATTTTGGATGATGTTGATTTTGATGAATTGCCTAGTGCCTGGAGTAGATTAGATACCGTATCATTCTCGAAGAGCAAGAAATTATGGGATTTTCAGCAAGATGCGCTTAAGAATGCAATAAAAGTCTTGTACCAATACTTCAATAACGATGAAGGTGAGAAACCTAGGTTTATCGGAAGATACAGGATTAACGGTTTAGACGGGGAGTTAGAGGAAATCTTAGATATAAGGCTTTCCAGGGTGAATAAGCAGGTCATATCCATTCTTCAACGGTATTATCCGATTGAGGACAGCAAACTGAAGTTCCATAACTTTATAAATAGGGCTAGCTTTTGGATGGCTACTGGTAGTGGCAAGACTCTTCTAATAATTAAACTTATAGAATCCTTGAAAAGACTAATGGACTTAGAGGAAATTCCTAGGAAAGATATACTTGTATTAACGTATAGGGATGACCTGATTAACCAGTTGAAAAGACATATTTCTGAGTTCAACGAGCTAGCTCCTGAGAGAGGGTTCTTAATAAATTTTGTAGAGCTAACCGAATATGATAAAGTGAAGAGGGAGAGCCTCGTTCCTTTCCTTGACGAGGTTATTGTTTTCTATTATAGATCTGACTTAATTAGTGATGAACAGAAAGAAAAGTTGGTTGACTATAGGAACTATGAGAATAATGGAAACTGGTATATACTACTTGACGAGGCGCATAAAGGTGATAAGGAAGAATCCAAGAGGCAAATGTACTATTCCATAATGTCTAGAAACGGTTTTATATTCAATTTTTCTGCAACGTTCACTGATCCTAGGGATATAGTGTCAACAGCATACAATTTCAATTTGGAGAAATTCATTAAGGCCGGATATGGGAAGCATCTTTACATATTAAGGCAAGAGATGCAGGCTTTTAGGGAGAAAGAAGATTATAACCGTGAAGGAAAACAGGAAATCGTTCTTAAAGCACTAATTTTGCTTGCATACCTTAAGAAGACGACCGAGGAGATAAAGAGAATTGCAGGTGAAGTTTATCATGAACCAATGATTCTCGTCCTAGTTAATACTGTAAACTTGAGTGATTTTAAGAAGGAGAAACCTGATCTTACATTGTTCTATGAGCAATTAGGTAGAATTGGTAAGGGAGACGTCAGTGAAAAAGTTTTCGAGAAAGCTAAAGAGGAATTACTGGACGAATTTTACAGCAGTCCACAATTAATCTATGAAGAAGGCGCCCAGGTCAATATTAGTAAGAATATTATTGAGGGTTTAAAGATAACTGACATCTTGAAATATACTTATAACTCAGAGAGCTTCGGGAACATAGAGGCTATACTTGTTCCGGGCAGAAGACAGGAAGCTGTTCTCAAGCTGAAAACTAGTGATAAGCCGTTCGCACTTATCAAAATTGGTGATGCTATTAGGTGGATAAGAGATAATCTCAAAGGTTATGAAGTGACGGAGAGCTACGAAGATAAAAGCGTGTTTGAGAACCTCGATGAGAGGGAGGATATAAGTATTCTAATGGGATCAAGAGCCTTCTACGAAGGCTGGGACTCGAATAGACCTAATATTATAATATATATAAACATAGGTATTGGTGCAGAAAGGAAGAAGTTTATAATACAATCCGTCGGACGTGGGGTTAGAATAGAACCCGTTAAAGGGAAAAGGAGAAGATTGCAATACCTTTACAATAGAAGTGAGGATTCAGGCCTCTACGAGAAAATAGGATTGTTTGTTCAACCTATTGAGACACTGTTCGTATTTGGAACGAATAGAGACGTGTTAACAGAGGTTGTTAGCACGCTGAAGATGGAGAAAGAGATTGAGGAAACTATCGAGCTAGAAAGAAGCGGGGATGCTGGGAAACACTGCTTACTGATCCCAGTCTTTAGAATTTCAAGTAGAAAGCTATACCAGGAAAGGGAGCTGCAGAAATTCACGGTTTCGGAGAGGATGTTTGAGGTGATAAAAGATTATTTCACTACAACAGATGGAAGGGTTCTTATTGCTCAGAACACGTCAAATAATTTGACTCCAGAACTCTTAGCGCATATCAGAAATAGTTTCGATGATTATGTTAAATACTATAGAATCCTTCCTGAGGAAATGAATACATCACTAAATGCCGTCATACAGAAGCTAATAGATCATTTCAATCTCAACATAGAAGAATTAGATAAATTCAAACCATTGCAGAGTGAAATAATTCATTTCAAGAGAATCAAAGTCTATCTTGATAGAAGTGAAGAACTTAGCGCATTAAAAAACACTATAGATAGTGTTCTAAAGGTGAAAGATCTAGAGTCGAAGAAGGAGGAATTAATATCAAAGGCAAAGGAAGGTAAGATAAGTTTCGAGGAATACGCTTGTGAGATAGAGAAACTTGCCCGTCTCTCTAAAGAGGAGACTTTCAAGGATTTGAGGATAAAATACGTTGTCAACCACTATTATGTTCCTATTATTCTCTCAGTTAGAGAGAAAGTAGACTATATTAGACATATAATAAAAACAGCTAGCGAGGTTGAATTCATAAAAAATCTAGAGAAGTATCTTGAAAAGAACAAAAGTAAAATTAGTGTTGACTGGTGGATGTTCAGCAAAATAGATGAACATTTGGACGAGATTTACATACCATACTATGACCCTGAGAAAAACCGGGTTAGGAGGTTTAAACCTGACTTCATATTCTGGTTTAGTAAGGGAAGTGAATATTACATCGTATTCGTTGACCCTAAAGGAATTAAACACACAGACTTTGAGCACAAGATAGATTGGTTTAAAAAAATATTCGGAGACCTAGACGACCCTGTAGAGTTCAAATTCGGGAGGCATAGGATAAAGGTTCTCTTATACCTCTTCACCGAGGATGTGAACAGGGTCTCTGAAGGTTACAGAAAGTATTGGCTCGATTCCGTTGGAAAAGTGTTCGAAAAAATCCTATGATAACGATGTTTAGTCTTTTAAAATAATGGAAATCGTTTAGTTGTACAAAGCGAGTACGATCAGTTTTGGATGAGAGAATTACTTGTGAGAAAAAGATTGAGGTGATTATTGCCCTTTGAATTTGGGTTTCCGTTTCTCCATGAAGGCTGTTACTCCCTCGATGACATCATCTGTACTGAATAGTATTCCAAACAGGCTTGCTTCGTATGGCAGGCTTGCCCATATTGGTGCTTCTGTTCCAAAGTTAATCGCATATTTCGCGGCTAATAACGCCAGTGGTGGTTTTTCAGCTAGTTTGAGTGCTAGTGCTCTTGCTTCTTGTTCTAGTTGTTCTGGTGGGACTACTTTATCTACAAGGCCTAGTTTGAGTGCTTCCTTAGCGTCAATCATATCGCCTGTATAGATTATTTCTTTGGCTTTGCTCTTAGTAGTTAGCCTCGGCATTCTCTGAGTTCCTCCTCCACCTGGTATGATTCCTAAATTTACTTCCGGTTGTCCTATCATTACTCCTTCAGCTGCTATTCTTATGTCTCCGCTCATTGCTATCTCCATTCCGCCTCCGAGTGTGAAGCCGTTAAGTGCTACTATTATTGGCTTGGGGAAGTACTCCATTTTGAGAGTGATCTCATGGAACTTCTTGCTGAAGATCATTGCTTTGAATGGTGTTAAGCCCATGAAGGCTGTAACATCTGCTCCTGCTGAGAATGCTCTACCTGTCCCGGTTAGTATTACCACCCTTGCCTTATCTTCTTCCTCTAATTCATCGAACGTCTCATATAACTCCTTCAAGAGTTCTGGGCTCAACGCGTTTAGCTTCTTAGGTCTGTTAAGGATGATCCATGCTATCGGCTCCTCTATCTTAATGAGTAGAGTGCTCTTCCTCCTCTCCTCTACTTCCTTATACTCATAGAATCCTTTACCAGTTTTCCTACCCAGCTTCCCATCTTCTACCATTTTCAAGAGGAGTGGTTGAGGTTCATATTCTTCGAAGCCCGTCTCTTCCTTAAGCTTCTTCAAGGATTCTACTATCTTATCGACACCGTAATCGTCGGCGAACTCGAATACCCCCTTCGGCCATCCGAGCCCCAGTTTTACCGCCTTATCTATGTCTTCCTTGGTTGCTACATCATTCTCTAGGAGCCATGCTGCCTCATTTACTGCTGGTGCTATTAGCTCGACAGGATCTACTTTACCGGCTTTCTCTTTGGGTATTTCCGGCCTCACGTATTTGCCTGGTGCTGGGTATGTATAGAATCCTTTACCGCTTTTCATACCGAACTCTTTCGCCTCGAATTTTTCTTGGAATAGTGTGCATGGATTAATCTCGAATCCTCTTCCTGTCATCGCTGTGAAGACGTAGTAGAATACGTCTACTCCACTATAGTCTGCTAGTTCGAAGGCCCCCATAGGGAATCCTAGCTGGTATCTGACTGTAGCGTCTACCTCAATTATATCGGCTTTCCCCCTCTTAACTATCCAGCATGCTTCGTTGAGGAATCTGCCTAGTATTCTGTTGACTATGAAGCCTGGAACATCCTTCTTCACTACTACTGGTTGTTTACCGAATCTCTTAGCTAGATCGTAAACTACCTGTACCGTCTCATCACTCGTCTTATCTCCCTTGATTATCTCTACAAGGGGCATTAAAGGCGGCGGGTTGAAGAAGTGCATTCCAACTACTTTCTCAGGTCTCTTAGTTGCGCTTGCTATCTCTGTTATTGGTAGGCTACTTGTGTTTGATGCCAATGTAGCGTAGCTGGGAGCATGCTTGTCAGCGTAGGCGAATAGTTTCTGTTTGAGGTCTATTCTTTCGACGATTGCTTCTATCATGAAGTCCGAGTCGGCTAGGGCTTTACCGAATTCATCGGTGAACTCCCCCTTCTCGTCTAGGTTGACTACTGGGGTTATCCTAGACATTACCGTCTCAACTGTATCTCTAAGGATCCCCTTCTCATAGAGCTTCTTTAGGCTCCACTCAATTTTCTGTAAAGCATTGTCGAGGAACTCTTGTTTAATATCCACTAGGTATATCTTGTAGCCCTTGAGAGCTGCTACTTCAGCTATTCCGTGGCCCATCGTTCCGGCTCCGACTACGGTTATCTTCTTTATGTTTTCTGCAGACATATTCTTCACCCATATTTTCCTTTTTTAGGAATTGCATCGGACATATGGTCCGTGTATAGGAAATGTATAGTGTAACGGTATATAAACCGATATAACCTGTTGAAGGTTAACTAGGGGTAAAAACTACAAGATATCTAGGTACTTGTATCCTGTTCCAGTTAAAATGATGATGGCAGGCCCCTCGATGTATTTGCCAGCTATCTTCTTATAGGCAGCGTAGGCTGCTGCACTAGATGGTTCCACGGGGAATCCCATGCGCCAGAGCTCCTTCATAGCTCTCTTAATGCTTCTGTCATTGACTGCTACAGCTGTTCCGCCTGACTTTTCTATAGCTCTTATAGCTTCCTCCTTCCTCGGCGGGTCTTCGTATACAAGTGCGTCAGTTAGCTTGGATTCTCCCTTCTCTATCGTGCCGCCTACAGCCTCGGCTAGCCATGGGTTACTCGAGCCTTGTGCCGCTATTATTCTGGGGGTTCTATTGGCATAATCTAGGAATCCCTTGTATAAAGCGTATATTAGTCCTCCCGTGCTTGCAGGCGCTATTATCGGGACCCCTACGTATCCCTTTGACGCTATTTCATAGGATACACTCTGTAGTCCCAGCGTGAAGAAAGGGTTCCATGCATGTGCTACATAATAACATTCATCCGCTAGCGTCTCCGCTAGTTCGGCTGCAGCCTTCCTTGTTTTCGCTAGGATGAGTTGGGCTCCTAGGCTCCTTATAATCTTCTTCTTACCTTGTGGAGCAGTTCTCGGGACTATTATCTTAGTTCTCATACCTGAATATGCTCCGTATAGTGCCACTGATATCCCCGCGTTACCTGAGGAGTCCTCTACGATACACTCATATCCTAGTAGCTTAGCTATGTGGATGTTTATGCTTGTTCCCCTATCCTTGAAGCTGCCGGAAGGGTTCAAATATTCTAGTTTAAATAAGACTGTTTTACCATCTAGTTTCTCCTCGACCAGGGGGGTTCTACCCTCTCCCATTATTGATCCAGGCTTCCAGTCTAGGTCTTTTATACTTAGATTAAACGGTGTACCGCATACAGGGCACCTGTGACGATACATATTCTCTATTTCCAAACCGCATTTGGGACATTTAAGCTTCCATGATACCAATATCCATTCCCCTTAGGTGTGTGTCTGGGAAGGTTGGATAAAACTATTGTGTGGAAAAAGAGCTTTGAATGGTGGAAACGTTTAGGCTTAAGGTGTCCTCAAAACATTCTCTATTACTTTAGCTAAATGCGGGGGTTTCGTATACCATTTATCATACTGGTACTTCTTACCCTTATAACTAATCTCAACATAGTCTCCGGTGTCTCTAACAGTCATCACTATCTCCGTATCCTTCACTATGCTGAACGAAGTGCTCCCTTTAGGGAGTATCTTTAATCCTAGCTCCTGGAGCATAGGCTTGATTGAATCTTTCACACTCGTAATGTACTCTGCACTGCTCATATATACACACCCATATCTGTAGGCTCGTTCAATGCCTTATCTTCAGGTAGTTTAAAAATATTGGCTTCCTAGCGGAAACCTAGGAGACTTATCGTATATCCTATTTTTACTACCCTCCTGTTGACCGGGAAGGCTACATTGTATATGGGAATACTGTCTAACCTGCAGAAACCTTTACCCTTATGGGCATGACCATGGATAGCTGCATTCGGCTTATATTTCCTGACCAGCCCCTCTACTTTTTTACTGTAGATCCCCGGCCAACCCTTAGGCGGCTCCCCAATTAACGTACATGAAGCTAAACCGTAGTGAGTCACAAGTATAGTAATATCATTCTTACCTGTGCTCTCTTCGAGAAGGGATTTTATTTTCTCTACACGCCTAGCATATAACTCCCTTATATTTGGGATATGTTTGGCTTGCCACCATGTAGGTCTGTCTATTGCTCCTCTGCTACCGATTATGCCAAGCTTATAGCCTCTTATGTCAACGTTGTATAGTTCATTGTCAAGCCATACCACTCGGGGATATAATCTTCTATACTCATCTTCATGCTCCATGAACTCATCATTACCGAATACCGCGACGATCTGAGCATTAGGGAAAGCTTCTCTTGTAGCCTCCTCCAAGGGGGCGAAGGCGTTAATCATGTTCCTCTCAACCATGTCACCCGCGAAAACAACTATATCCACATTGCTGAGCCCTGTAAGTTTGAGACTCCTCTTGTACGCCTCAAGATAAAGTGGGCTGTGAACGTCGCTAACAGCTGCGATTCCAGGCGGTGAGTCCAACTACTATACACCCAGCATTATACTTGAAGGAGGGTTCTAGAGGCCGAGTTTATCTGAGAGTCTATCGTCTACCTCCCCCGTAATATCCTCTATCTTATTCCTTACTGATACCAGGAATTCGGATTCTTCATCCGATATTCTCTGTGCCTGTTTAAGTCTAACAATAGCATATGCTAATGCCTCGTTGGCGTCTGACAATGCAAGGATATCTCGTGGGATACCATTCGGATACTTCTTCTTCAATAACTCGTAGAAGCATTCTACATGGACGTAACCGTATTTTCTCAATGCTACCATCCGTTGGCCCTCTATGACTGGCTCCTGACAGAGGCCGCATCTCCAAGTTTTGAACTTCTTGAATGACAATGAGGATGTCACCTTACTTGAATCTGCATGGTTATTGGATGTTATAAAGGGGTCAGCT
The nucleotide sequence above comes from Candidatus Tiamatella incendiivivens. Encoded proteins:
- a CDS encoding aminopeptidase; this translates as MYPSPGFQAVLPKYAMLLVDYSVDVKDGMEVVISAELSAAPFVRELYREVLRRNAYPTPLYRDDLLSEVFYLEASENQLKHVSPVVQTIYDKYDASISVLSSIHTKPLVGIDPRKMATARQAVAHLFQKFLEQAAKGERKWTVAPYPTLALAQEASMRPLEFEEFVYRALKLHVDDPVRAWKEQAEKQERVISEILGKTDELRFKASGIDLTVKVGGRTWISDDGHENMPGGEVFTGPHEDGVDGCVEFDMPQVYSGVEVEGVKLCFRNGVLAEYSASKGGDFLDKMVNLDNGAKSLGEIAFGLNYDVQRQTKEILFDEKIGGTIHMALGNGYPETGSTNKSAIHWDMIKSMWQGKVYADGELVYEKGYFVDWQA
- a CDS encoding DEAD/DEAH box helicase family protein: MKIRPILEPILDDVDFDELPSAWSRLDTVSFSKSKKLWDFQQDALKNAIKVLYQYFNNDEGEKPRFIGRYRINGLDGELEEILDIRLSRVNKQVISILQRYYPIEDSKLKFHNFINRASFWMATGSGKTLLIIKLIESLKRLMDLEEIPRKDILVLTYRDDLINQLKRHISEFNELAPERGFLINFVELTEYDKVKRESLVPFLDEVIVFYYRSDLISDEQKEKLVDYRNYENNGNWYILLDEAHKGDKEESKRQMYYSIMSRNGFIFNFSATFTDPRDIVSTAYNFNLEKFIKAGYGKHLYILRQEMQAFREKEDYNREGKQEIVLKALILLAYLKKTTEEIKRIAGEVYHEPMILVLVNTVNLSDFKKEKPDLTLFYEQLGRIGKGDVSEKVFEKAKEELLDEFYSSPQLIYEEGAQVNISKNIIEGLKITDILKYTYNSESFGNIEAILVPGRRQEAVLKLKTSDKPFALIKIGDAIRWIRDNLKGYEVTESYEDKSVFENLDEREDISILMGSRAFYEGWDSNRPNIIIYINIGIGAERKKFIIQSVGRGVRIEPVKGKRRRLQYLYNRSEDSGLYEKIGLFVQPIETLFVFGTNRDVLTEVVSTLKMEKEIEETIELERSGDAGKHCLLIPVFRISSRKLYQERELQKFTVSERMFEVIKDYFTTTDGRVLIAQNTSNNLTPELLAHIRNSFDDYVKYYRILPEEMNTSLNAVIQKLIDHFNLNIEELDKFKPLQSEIIHFKRIKVYLDRSEELSALKNTIDSVLKVKDLESKKEELISKAKEGKISFEEYACEIEKLARLSKEETFKDLRIKYVVNHYYVPIILSVREKVDYIRHIIKTASEVEFIKNLEKYLEKNKSKISVDWWMFSKIDEHLDEIYIPYYDPEKNRVRRFKPDFIFWFSKGSEYYIVFVDPKGIKHTDFEHKIDWFKKIFGDLDDPVEFKFGRHRIKVLLYLFTEDVNRVSEGYRKYWLDSVGKVFEKIL
- a CDS encoding 3-hydroxyacyl-CoA dehydrogenase/enoyl-CoA hydratase family protein, translating into MSAENIKKITVVGAGTMGHGIAEVAALKGYKIYLVDIKQEFLDNALQKIEWSLKKLYEKGILRDTVETVMSRITPVVNLDEKGEFTDEFGKALADSDFMIEAIVERIDLKQKLFAYADKHAPSYATLASNTSSLPITEIASATKRPEKVVGMHFFNPPPLMPLVEIIKGDKTSDETVQVVYDLAKRFGKQPVVVKKDVPGFIVNRILGRFLNEACWIVKRGKADIIEVDATVRYQLGFPMGAFELADYSGVDVFYYVFTAMTGRGFEINPCTLFQEKFEAKEFGMKSGKGFYTYPAPGKYVRPEIPKEKAGKVDPVELIAPAVNEAAWLLENDVATKEDIDKAVKLGLGWPKGVFEFADDYGVDKIVESLKKLKEETGFEEYEPQPLLLKMVEDGKLGRKTGKGFYEYKEVEERRKSTLLIKIEEPIAWIILNRPKKLNALSPELLKELYETFDELEEEDKARVVILTGTGRAFSAGADVTAFMGLTPFKAMIFSKKFHEITLKMEYFPKPIIVALNGFTLGGGMEIAMSGDIRIAAEGVMIGQPEVNLGIIPGGGGTQRMPRLTTKSKAKEIIYTGDMIDAKEALKLGLVDKVVPPEQLEQEARALALKLAEKPPLALLAAKYAINFGTEAPIWASLPYEASLFGILFSTDDVIEGVTAFMEKRKPKFKGQ
- a CDS encoding pyridoxal-phosphate dependent enzyme; translated protein: MVSWKLKCPKCGLEIENMYRHRCPVCGTPFNLSIKDLDWKPGSIMGEGRTPLVEEKLDGKTVLFKLEYLNPSGSFKDRGTSINIHIAKLLGYECIVEDSSGNAGISVALYGAYSGMRTKIIVPRTAPQGKKKIIRSLGAQLILAKTRKAAAELAETLADECYYVAHAWNPFFTLGLQSVSYEIASKGYVGVPIIAPASTGGLIYALYKGFLDYANRTPRIIAAQGSSNPWLAEAVGGTIEKGESKLTDALVYEDPPRKEEAIRAIEKSGGTAVAVNDRSIKRAMKELWRMGFPVEPSSAAAYAAYKKIAGKYIEGPAIIILTGTGYKYLDIL
- a CDS encoding metallophosphoesterase; this encodes MDSPPGIAAVSDVHSPLYLEAYKRSLKLTGLSNVDIVVFAGDMVERNMINAFAPLEEATREAFPNAQIVAVFGNDEFMEHEDEYRRLYPRVVWLDNELYNVDIRGYKLGIIGSRGAIDRPTWWQAKHIPNIRELYARRVEKIKSLLEESTGKNDITILVTHYGLASCTLIGEPPKGWPGIYSKKVEGLVRKYKPNAAIHGHAHKGKGFCRLDSIPIYNVAFPVNRRVVKIGYTISLLGFR
- a CDS encoding DUF2175 domain-containing protein — protein: MSFKKFKTWRCGLCQEPVIEGQRMVALRKYGYVHVECFYELLKKKYPNGIPRDILALSDANEALAYAIVRLKQAQRISDEESEFLVSVRNKIEDITGEVDDRLSDKLGL